From Acidipropionibacterium acidipropionici, one genomic window encodes:
- a CDS encoding Asp23/Gls24 family envelope stress response protein: MSRRRAGRPGVGNRIVLGVVGLLALVAAAWFVLMRLDLAGSWGIWHPDAGAPFLDVPGDWRGRRASWVLAGAGAVLVALGLWWLIREIPERWRVRRFSFGQDGSVDDGVTDVTTDALAGAVADDVASLPDVATATVRFFGARAEPEMLVRIDVEDGADVGALRAGLERDVLPDLERSLGARLAHVGVQIRTGARIEGQSEFVPTAVDHHLL; this comes from the coding sequence ATGAGTCGACGTCGTGCTGGCCGGCCGGGGGTCGGCAACCGGATCGTACTGGGAGTGGTCGGTCTGCTGGCGCTGGTGGCCGCCGCGTGGTTCGTCCTGATGCGCCTCGACCTGGCCGGGAGCTGGGGGATCTGGCATCCGGACGCCGGGGCGCCCTTCCTCGACGTGCCTGGTGACTGGCGCGGGCGGCGGGCCTCCTGGGTCCTGGCGGGGGCCGGGGCGGTCCTGGTGGCGCTGGGCCTGTGGTGGCTCATCCGGGAGATCCCCGAGCGCTGGCGGGTGCGCCGGTTCTCCTTCGGGCAGGACGGGTCGGTGGACGACGGCGTCACCGACGTGACGACCGATGCGCTGGCCGGGGCGGTGGCCGACGACGTGGCGTCCCTTCCGGACGTCGCGACGGCCACCGTGAGATTCTTCGGCGCCCGGGCGGAGCCCGAGATGCTGGTGCGGATCGACGTCGAGGACGGTGCGGACGTCGGCGCCCTGCGGGCAGGCCTGGAGCGCGACGTCCTGCCCGATCTGGAACGGTCCCTGGGCGCCCGGTTGGCCCATGTGGGTGTGCAGATCCGTACCGGGGCGCGCATCGAGGGGCAGTCTGAGTTCGTCCCGACGGCCGTCGACCACCATCTTCTATGA
- a CDS encoding Asp23/Gls24 family envelope stress response protein, with protein sequence MTATRAPGASERSGSKGSRGSLVVASEVVEKVAAEVAARTDGVGVPHSSALRRVRGGQTPGVRATVVDGIADLQVEVTLRYPDPVERTCRALRDALADQVPRLSGVELRLVDITVVDLVPDPSEARPTAASGAVEEPRPGKKGRHVAPTLLRRPARIVPVAALGVLAVGLGLAALVAGLQRVQHGVLPGWFAGPLHRLSRGSALTWSSWDSRWAWAGFVLLAVVAVVCLAGCVLPGGANGVRLSTGEAGQAGGSREIFMADADLEGLVERWIRGHDGVRGVRVRRRGRRLVASVRTTVASPDLLRDALARGCEDLVDSLGLARPMGVRLRLR encoded by the coding sequence ATGACTGCGACGCGGGCCCCGGGCGCCTCCGAGAGGTCGGGCTCCAAGGGGTCGCGGGGGAGCCTCGTGGTCGCCTCCGAGGTGGTCGAGAAGGTCGCCGCGGAGGTCGCCGCACGCACCGACGGGGTCGGCGTCCCGCACTCCTCGGCGCTCCGCAGGGTGCGTGGAGGACAGACGCCGGGGGTGAGGGCCACCGTGGTCGACGGGATCGCCGACCTGCAGGTCGAGGTGACGCTGCGTTATCCCGATCCGGTCGAGCGGACCTGCCGGGCGCTGCGCGACGCCCTCGCCGATCAGGTGCCGCGACTCTCCGGGGTGGAGCTGCGCCTCGTCGACATCACCGTCGTCGACCTCGTGCCAGACCCGTCCGAGGCGCGGCCCACAGCTGCCTCCGGGGCGGTGGAGGAACCCCGTCCCGGCAAGAAGGGCAGGCATGTCGCGCCGACGCTGCTGCGGCGTCCGGCCAGGATCGTGCCGGTCGCGGCGCTGGGGGTGCTGGCCGTCGGGCTGGGTCTCGCCGCCCTGGTGGCCGGTCTCCAGAGGGTGCAGCACGGCGTCCTTCCCGGGTGGTTCGCCGGGCCCCTGCATCGGCTGAGCCGGGGCAGTGCACTCACCTGGAGTTCCTGGGATTCCCGGTGGGCCTGGGCCGGATTCGTGCTGCTGGCCGTGGTGGCCGTGGTCTGCCTGGCCGGGTGCGTGCTGCCCGGGGGTGCCAACGGCGTGCGACTGAGCACGGGGGAGGCCGGCCAGGCGGGCGGCTCCCGTGAGATCTTCATGGCGGACGCGGATCTCGAGGGGCTGGTTGAGCGCTGGATCCGGGGCCACGACGGCGTGCGGGGGGTCAGGGTGAGGCGGCGGGGCCGTCGGCTGGTGGCGTCGGTGCGGACGACGGTGGCCTCCCCGGATCTGCTGCGCGACGCGCTGGCCCGCGGCTGCGAGGATCTGGTGGACTCGCTGGGCCTGGCCCGTCCGATGGGAGTGAGGCTGAGGCTGCGATGA
- a CDS encoding DUF2273 domain-containing protein, with product MNAATIGAGIGVLVGLVLVFGGWWQALVVIGLGLVGLIVGRIIDGQLDINDLFGTGPRRRGR from the coding sequence ATGAATGCAGCAACGATCGGTGCCGGTATCGGCGTCCTGGTGGGTCTGGTCCTGGTCTTCGGTGGCTGGTGGCAGGCCCTGGTGGTGATCGGGCTGGGCCTGGTGGGCCTGATCGTGGGACGGATCATCGACGGACAGCTCGACATCAACGATCTCTTCGGCACCGGGCCGCGGCGGCGCGGTCGATGA
- a CDS encoding Asp23/Gls24 family envelope stress response protein gives MADAADHGTTEKIGTTEKKSVSREPGTGRPERDSAAGRDEARESLPPSPLHTDHGSTLIAEQVVQKIAGIACQEVPGVYAMGNSGRRMLTSLTERIPGSTTNVSNGVQVEKGERQCAIDVSIVVEYGYSVVEVANKLRETIIDAVEYGTGLEVVEVNIQVTDVQILDDGYEDEVSGAPAERRRPSTSELS, from the coding sequence ATGGCAGACGCCGCCGACCATGGCACGACCGAGAAGATTGGCACGACCGAGAAGAAGAGCGTGAGCAGGGAGCCGGGCACCGGACGTCCGGAGCGGGACTCGGCCGCGGGCCGTGATGAGGCCCGGGAGAGCCTGCCGCCCTCGCCGCTGCACACCGATCACGGCAGCACCCTGATCGCCGAGCAGGTGGTGCAGAAGATCGCCGGGATCGCATGCCAGGAGGTGCCCGGCGTCTACGCGATGGGCAATTCCGGGCGCCGGATGCTCACCAGCCTCACCGAGCGGATCCCCGGTTCCACCACCAACGTCTCCAACGGCGTCCAGGTGGAAAAGGGCGAGAGGCAGTGCGCCATCGACGTCAGCATCGTCGTCGAGTACGGCTACTCGGTGGTCGAGGTGGCCAACAAGCTGCGCGAGACCATCATCGACGCCGTCGAGTACGGCACCGGGCTGGAGGTCGTGGAGGTCAATATTCAGGTGACCGACGTCCAGATACTCGACGACGGCTACGAGGACGAGGTCTCCGGAGCCCCGGCCGAGAGGCGTCGCCCGTCCACCTCCGAGCTGTCCTGA
- a CDS encoding trans-sulfuration enzyme family protein gives MSAADSQSPVAGHDHRDSREGLSARMRGLTAGMNVDTQHNAVVPPIYVSTNYGFDGLEGRPPIDYSRGGNPTRNQLGEALATLEGGAGGTITSSGMSAITLLVEALVPIGGHVIAPHDCYGGTWRLLDTWAGTGRLTVDWVDETDLSALGAALTTFEDGPVHTDLVWIETPSNPLLRITDIATVSRLAHAQGAAVVADNTFCSPLLQRPLEFGADFVTASDTKFINGHSDIIGGSVVSATAEGAEKIKYLANVIGVTASPFDSWLTLRGLRTLDARLRVHAENTGRIVEMLTGHPAVTAVHWPGLPDHSGHRLAQKQQDGPGSLLSFELDGGIDAVRRFLDGLRGFTLAESLGGVESLVCHPFTMTHAAMSERAKADAGVTESMIRMSVGIEPAEDLLACLHEALERAGGIS, from the coding sequence ATGAGCGCAGCCGACAGCCAGTCCCCCGTTGCGGGCCACGACCACCGGGATTCCCGGGAAGGGCTGTCCGCGCGAATGCGCGGCCTCACCGCCGGGATGAACGTCGACACCCAGCACAACGCCGTCGTCCCACCCATCTATGTGAGCACCAACTACGGCTTCGACGGCCTGGAAGGGCGCCCCCCGATCGACTACTCCCGTGGCGGCAATCCCACCCGCAACCAGCTCGGCGAGGCGCTGGCCACCCTTGAGGGCGGGGCCGGTGGCACCATCACCTCCAGCGGCATGTCGGCGATCACCCTGCTCGTCGAGGCCCTGGTGCCGATCGGCGGCCACGTCATCGCCCCGCACGACTGCTACGGCGGCACCTGGCGGCTCCTCGACACCTGGGCCGGCACCGGGCGTCTCACCGTCGACTGGGTCGACGAGACGGATCTGTCCGCCCTGGGCGCAGCCCTCACCACCTTCGAGGACGGGCCGGTGCACACCGATCTCGTGTGGATCGAGACGCCGTCCAACCCGCTGCTGCGGATCACCGACATCGCGACGGTCTCCCGGCTCGCCCACGCCCAGGGCGCCGCCGTCGTGGCCGACAACACCTTCTGCTCCCCGCTTCTGCAGCGACCTCTGGAGTTCGGCGCCGATTTCGTCACCGCCTCCGACACGAAGTTCATCAACGGGCACTCCGACATCATCGGCGGATCGGTGGTCTCGGCCACCGCCGAGGGGGCCGAGAAGATCAAATACCTGGCCAACGTCATCGGCGTCACCGCCTCCCCCTTCGACTCCTGGCTCACCCTGCGCGGTCTGCGCACCCTGGACGCCAGGCTGCGGGTCCACGCCGAGAACACCGGGCGGATCGTCGAGATGCTCACCGGCCATCCGGCGGTCACCGCGGTGCACTGGCCGGGGCTGCCCGACCACTCGGGCCACCGGCTCGCCCAGAAGCAGCAGGACGGACCGGGATCCCTGCTCAGCTTCGAGCTCGACGGCGGGATCGACGCCGTGCGCCGCTTCCTGGACGGGCTGCGGGGATTCACCCTGGCCGAGTCCCTGGGCGGGGTGGAGTCGCTGGTCTGCCACCCCTTCACGATGACCCACGCCGCGATGAGCGAACGCGCCAAGGCCGACGCCGGCGTCACCGAGTCGATGATCCGGATGAGCGTCGGCATCGAACCGGCCGAGGATCTGCTGGCCTGCCTCCACGAGGCGCTGGAACGGGCTGGTGGTATCAGCTAA
- a CDS encoding DUF4032 domain-containing protein: MTRFLSAKPDARLLPLPWSTPLADWPTDRLVALPRGISRHVVRFIKVDDSVYAAKEVVEHLAIHEYRLLHDLKRLGTPSVEPIGVVTGRTDSVGEPLDPVLITRHLQFSLPYRSLFHTGVRQGTVMRLLDALVVLLVRLHLVGFLWGDVSLSNVLFRRDAEAFAAYLVDAETGELHDALTDGQREHDLQIARTNMFGEFLDLEEGDMLDSSLDPLNLVTTIESRYRELWNELTGVEEYAGSDLSQVESRVRRLNALGFDVAELDIETSPDGSTLRIQPKVVDAGHHQRRLMRLTGLDVEENQARRLLNDLDTFRARKGLQHADEAVVAHMWLTECFEPVIAQIPPELARKRELAQFFHEVLDYRWYQSQRENREVAHVEAAKGYVRDVLAKLPDEAMSAESVVPVEGESIADQAVHQMVNPYDPSLGYVEDQEDEPPYDPWEDAAPADDAPQVLDMAALLRAKAKK; the protein is encoded by the coding sequence GTGACGCGATTCCTGTCTGCCAAGCCCGACGCGCGGCTGCTTCCCCTGCCCTGGAGCACGCCGCTGGCCGACTGGCCGACGGATCGGCTCGTGGCCCTGCCCCGAGGCATCTCCCGCCACGTCGTGCGATTCATCAAGGTGGACGACTCGGTCTACGCCGCCAAGGAGGTCGTCGAGCACCTGGCGATCCACGAGTACCGCCTCCTCCACGACCTCAAGCGCCTGGGCACGCCCTCGGTGGAGCCGATCGGCGTGGTCACCGGCCGCACCGATTCCGTCGGCGAACCGCTGGACCCGGTGCTCATCACCCGTCACCTCCAGTTCTCCCTGCCGTACCGGTCGCTCTTCCACACCGGGGTGCGCCAGGGCACTGTGATGCGGCTCCTCGACGCCCTGGTCGTGCTGCTCGTGAGGCTCCACCTGGTCGGTTTCCTATGGGGCGACGTCTCCCTGTCCAACGTGCTGTTCCGCCGCGACGCCGAGGCCTTCGCCGCCTACCTGGTCGACGCCGAGACCGGGGAGCTGCACGATGCGCTCACCGACGGCCAGCGGGAGCACGACCTGCAGATCGCCCGGACGAATATGTTCGGCGAGTTCCTCGACCTGGAGGAGGGCGACATGCTCGACTCCTCCCTGGACCCTCTCAACCTGGTGACCACGATCGAGAGCCGCTACCGGGAGCTGTGGAACGAGCTCACCGGGGTCGAGGAGTACGCCGGATCCGATCTCTCCCAGGTCGAGTCGCGGGTCCGCCGGCTCAACGCGCTGGGCTTCGACGTCGCAGAGCTCGACATCGAGACCTCCCCCGACGGCTCCACCCTGCGCATCCAGCCGAAGGTGGTGGACGCCGGCCACCACCAGCGCCGCCTGATGCGGCTCACCGGGCTGGACGTCGAGGAGAACCAGGCCCGCCGTCTGCTCAACGACCTCGACACCTTCCGCGCCCGCAAGGGCCTTCAGCACGCCGACGAGGCGGTGGTGGCCCATATGTGGCTCACCGAGTGCTTCGAGCCGGTGATCGCCCAGATCCCGCCGGAGCTGGCCCGCAAGCGCGAGCTGGCCCAGTTCTTCCACGAGGTGCTGGACTACCGCTGGTACCAGTCCCAGCGCGAGAACCGTGAGGTCGCCCACGTCGAGGCGGCCAAGGGATATGTGCGCGACGTCCTGGCCAAGCTGCCCGACGAGGCGATGAGCGCCGAGTCGGTGGTCCCGGTGGAGGGCGAGAGCATCGCCGACCAGGCCGTCCACCAGATGGTCAACCCCTACGATCCGTCGCTGGGATATGTCGAGGATCAGGAGGACGAGCCCCCCTACGACCCGTGGGAGGACGCCGCCCCCGCCGACGACGCCCCCCAGGTGCTCGACATGGCGGCGCTGCTGCGCGCCAAGGCGAAGAAGTAG
- the cysS gene encoding cysteine--tRNA ligase produces MTFQLYNTASRQIETFTPLAPGKVTIYHCGMTVQSSPHLGHIRKEVVFDVLRRWLEHSGYDVTVVANVTDVDDKILAKSAAQGVPWWALAYHFETELHAAYHALGCRPPTYEPRATGHIPEMIELIATLIDRGHAYPASDGSGDVYFDVKSWPRYGELSGMKVDEMAPAEDSDPRGKHDPRDFALWKGHKDTEPLTASWNTPWGRGRPGWHLECSAMAGKYLGDAFDIHGGGIDLRFPHHENELAQSAAAGRPFAHYWMHNAWVTMAGEKMSKSLGNTARVTEVTRDHDPRAVRYFLLAPHYRSTIEFSPADEQTLGSLDEAEKAVERIDGFLRRAVELVGAIDDVDPAPTAEEQAFATAMDDDLGTPIAVAALFDAIGAGNRAIASGSVEDTARQLAAVRRMLDVLGLDPDGPEWADTPGSAEDKLEPVVDGLVQAMLAQRQEARARKDWATADAIRDTLSGLGLTIEDTPAGARWSLS; encoded by the coding sequence GTGACCTTCCAGCTGTACAACACCGCGTCGCGCCAGATCGAGACGTTCACTCCGCTCGCACCCGGCAAGGTGACGATCTACCACTGCGGCATGACGGTGCAGTCATCGCCTCACCTGGGCCACATCCGCAAGGAGGTCGTCTTCGACGTCCTGCGACGCTGGCTGGAGCACAGCGGATATGACGTCACCGTCGTCGCCAATGTCACCGACGTCGACGACAAGATCCTCGCCAAGTCGGCCGCACAGGGGGTGCCGTGGTGGGCGCTGGCCTATCACTTCGAGACCGAGCTGCACGCCGCCTACCACGCCCTGGGGTGCCGCCCGCCGACCTACGAGCCTCGCGCCACCGGTCACATCCCGGAGATGATCGAGCTCATCGCCACCCTCATCGACCGCGGGCACGCCTACCCGGCCTCCGACGGCTCGGGGGACGTCTACTTCGACGTGAAGTCCTGGCCCCGCTACGGCGAGCTGTCGGGGATGAAGGTCGACGAGATGGCCCCGGCCGAGGACTCCGATCCCCGCGGCAAGCACGATCCGCGGGACTTCGCGCTGTGGAAGGGCCACAAGGACACCGAACCCCTCACCGCCTCCTGGAACACCCCGTGGGGGCGCGGCCGGCCGGGCTGGCATCTGGAGTGCTCGGCGATGGCCGGCAAGTATCTGGGTGACGCCTTCGACATCCACGGCGGCGGCATCGACCTGCGCTTCCCCCACCACGAGAACGAGCTGGCGCAGTCCGCGGCGGCCGGGCGTCCCTTCGCCCACTACTGGATGCACAACGCCTGGGTGACGATGGCCGGGGAGAAGATGAGCAAGTCGCTGGGCAACACGGCCAGGGTCACCGAGGTGACCCGCGACCACGACCCGCGCGCCGTGCGCTACTTCCTGCTGGCCCCGCACTACCGCTCGACCATCGAGTTCTCCCCCGCCGACGAACAGACCCTCGGCTCCCTGGACGAGGCGGAGAAGGCCGTCGAGCGGATCGACGGATTCCTGCGCCGCGCCGTCGAGCTGGTGGGCGCCATCGACGACGTCGACCCCGCGCCGACCGCCGAGGAGCAGGCCTTCGCGACGGCGATGGACGACGACCTCGGCACCCCGATCGCCGTCGCGGCACTCTTCGACGCCATCGGCGCCGGCAACCGGGCCATCGCCTCGGGATCGGTCGAGGACACCGCCCGGCAGTTGGCCGCGGTGCGCCGAATGCTCGACGTCCTCGGCCTGGATCCCGACGGCCCCGAGTGGGCGGACACCCCGGGATCGGCCGAGGACAAGCTGGAGCCGGTGGTCGACGGCCTGGTCCAGGCCATGCTGGCCCAGCGTCAGGAGGCCCGCGCCCGCAAGGACTGGGCAACCGCCGATGCCATCCGTGACACACTGTCGGGTCTCGGCCTGACCATCGAGGACACCCCCGCCGGGGCCCGCTGGTCACTGAGCTGA
- the rlmB gene encoding 23S rRNA (guanosine(2251)-2'-O)-methyltransferase RlmB produces MPGNSQRRGAGANRSGKNAGKGTTAGSGGRVRRGLRGRGPTPKAEDRPYHKAYKDKQQRDARQPKQGSGPRTPKGVGPEWVIGRNAVLEALHAGLPVRASYVAEGAEHDSRLREILSFTADHSMPMLQVSRGELDRLTGGTNHQGVAIRMPEYEYAEVDDLIAAGVESPAGGLVVALDKVTDPRNLGAIIRSAAAFGAQGVLIPSRRSASMTAAAWKTSAGAAARIPVAMASNLNQSLGKLKKAGYTVVGLAGEADADISAAPGLDGPLVLVIGSEGEGLARLTRETCDVLASIPITSQVESLNASVAASIALYEVSRVRGSGSVE; encoded by the coding sequence ATGCCCGGAAACTCACAGCGTCGAGGCGCCGGCGCCAACCGGTCCGGCAAGAATGCCGGCAAGGGCACCACAGCCGGCTCCGGCGGCCGCGTGCGGCGCGGCCTGAGGGGTCGCGGGCCGACTCCCAAGGCCGAGGACCGGCCCTACCACAAGGCTTACAAGGACAAGCAGCAGCGCGACGCCCGCCAGCCGAAGCAGGGCTCCGGGCCTCGCACCCCCAAGGGGGTCGGTCCCGAGTGGGTGATCGGGCGCAACGCCGTCCTGGAGGCCCTCCACGCCGGCCTGCCGGTGCGCGCCTCCTACGTCGCCGAGGGCGCCGAGCACGACTCGCGGCTGCGTGAGATCCTGTCCTTCACCGCCGACCACTCGATGCCGATGCTCCAGGTGAGCCGCGGCGAGCTGGACCGGCTCACCGGAGGCACGAACCACCAGGGCGTGGCGATCCGGATGCCGGAGTACGAGTACGCCGAGGTCGACGACCTCATCGCCGCCGGCGTCGAGTCCCCCGCCGGAGGGCTGGTCGTCGCCCTGGACAAGGTGACCGACCCGCGCAACCTGGGAGCGATCATCCGCTCGGCCGCCGCATTCGGCGCCCAGGGGGTGCTCATCCCCTCGCGCCGCTCGGCCTCGATGACCGCCGCGGCCTGGAAGACCTCGGCCGGAGCCGCCGCCCGGATCCCGGTGGCGATGGCCTCCAACCTCAACCAGTCCCTCGGCAAGCTCAAGAAGGCCGGCTACACGGTGGTCGGGCTGGCCGGGGAGGCGGACGCCGACATCAGCGCAGCGCCCGGGCTCGACGGCCCGCTGGTGCTGGTCATCGGTTCGGAGGGCGAGGGGCTGGCCAGGCTCACCCGCGAGACCTGCGACGTGCTGGCCTCGATCCCGATCACCAGCCAGGTCGAGTCTCTCAACGCCTCCGTGGCCGCATCCATCGCCCTCTACGAGGTCTCGCGGGTGCGCGGGTCGGGCTCCGTTGAGTGA
- a CDS encoding class I SAM-dependent methyltransferase, translated as MSDGGISPGDRLARAHSFGEAAADYQRYRPDYPIEAVTYLVAGTPAGGRVLDLGAGTGKLTDRLVALGFEVVAVDPSAQMLAELSRRRPDVDCRVGTGESLPLPDSCVDGVVCGQAWHWMDAGAVGRELARVMRPNGSLGLAWNTDHTDTGWLARIEAIRNVPRGAELNRGPDRTPVSPGQGWSPFTRHDVDWTRTMTKEDFLALWRTHSQWLTATEEQRIRWMSGWRDVLATDPQVATLDTVSIPMTTECWVTRPGG; from the coding sequence TTGAGTGACGGGGGCATCTCCCCCGGCGATCGTCTGGCCCGCGCCCATTCCTTCGGTGAGGCGGCCGCCGACTACCAGCGCTACCGCCCCGACTACCCGATCGAGGCCGTCACATATCTGGTGGCCGGCACCCCGGCCGGCGGGCGGGTGCTGGATCTGGGGGCCGGCACCGGCAAACTCACTGACCGCCTGGTGGCCCTCGGCTTCGAGGTGGTGGCCGTCGACCCGTCGGCGCAGATGCTCGCCGAGCTCTCGCGTCGCCGCCCCGACGTCGATTGCCGGGTCGGCACCGGGGAGTCTCTGCCGCTGCCCGATTCCTGCGTCGACGGCGTGGTGTGCGGTCAGGCCTGGCACTGGATGGACGCCGGGGCCGTCGGCCGCGAACTGGCCCGGGTGATGCGCCCGAACGGGTCGCTGGGGCTGGCCTGGAACACCGACCACACCGATACCGGATGGCTGGCCCGCATCGAGGCGATCCGCAATGTGCCGCGGGGCGCGGAGCTCAACCGCGGCCCCGACCGCACACCGGTCAGCCCGGGCCAGGGCTGGTCTCCGTTCACCCGCCACGACGTCGACTGGACGCGCACGATGACCAAGGAGGACTTCCTGGCACTGTGGCGGACCCACTCCCAGTGGCTCACTGCCACCGAGGAGCAGCGGATCAGGTGGATGTCCGGATGGCGGGACGTCCTGGCCACCGATCCCCAGGTGGCAACCTTGGACACGGTCTCGATCCCGATGACCACCGAGTGCTGGGTGACGCGACCGGGAGGTTGA
- a CDS encoding MFS transporter, protein MGEQKQAGRGLSRGLLLLMATATGLAVGGNYLNQPLIDEIARHFSVSVSTAATSVTVTQFAYALGLVLFVPLGDMINRRKLAVTLFLVSAAGLLTAAVSGSFAVMMIGTAIASLFSVAAQVLVPFASELAAPGRGGAAVGTMMTGLLTGILVARAVSGMLSLVGGWKTAYWVLGVLLLVMAATLWKMLPDVPVAESFSLTRVPASMGRAWMRYPKVRSRAVISALLFASVSACFATMTPLLAGPPHRLGPGVIGILGLLGLVGAFAAGPVGRMADRGLGNRTVVLGLVILAAGWASMWFATGSVVMFGIGFILTDLGLQSAHVTNMNVVYAQEPALRSRLNSLYMTMYFIGGSVGSAVAVGLWSRFAWHGVVIAALAFVTAAGVVFALERLSDRRPRIASQG, encoded by the coding sequence GTGGGTGAGCAGAAGCAGGCCGGTAGGGGCCTCAGCCGGGGCCTGCTGCTCCTCATGGCCACCGCCACCGGCCTGGCCGTGGGAGGCAACTACCTCAACCAGCCCCTGATCGACGAGATCGCACGGCACTTCTCCGTGTCGGTCTCGACAGCCGCCACCAGCGTCACCGTCACACAGTTCGCCTACGCCCTGGGCCTGGTGCTCTTCGTGCCGCTGGGAGACATGATCAACCGGCGCAAGCTGGCCGTCACCCTCTTCCTGGTCTCGGCGGCCGGGCTGCTCACCGCGGCCGTCTCCGGATCCTTCGCGGTGATGATGATCGGCACCGCGATCGCCTCGCTGTTCTCGGTGGCCGCCCAGGTGCTGGTGCCCTTCGCCTCCGAGCTGGCCGCCCCGGGCCGTGGCGGGGCGGCGGTGGGCACCATGATGACCGGCCTGCTCACCGGCATCCTCGTGGCCCGGGCCGTCTCTGGGATGCTCAGCCTGGTGGGCGGATGGAAGACCGCCTACTGGGTGCTCGGCGTCCTGCTCCTCGTCATGGCCGCAACCCTGTGGAAGATGCTGCCCGACGTCCCCGTCGCCGAGTCCTTCAGCCTCACCCGGGTGCCGGCGTCCATGGGCCGGGCCTGGATGAGGTACCCGAAGGTGCGGTCCCGCGCGGTCATCTCCGCCCTGCTCTTCGCCTCCGTCTCGGCCTGCTTCGCCACCATGACGCCGCTGCTGGCCGGCCCGCCGCACCGTCTGGGCCCCGGCGTCATCGGGATCCTGGGCCTGCTCGGCCTGGTGGGGGCCTTCGCCGCCGGGCCGGTGGGCCGGATGGCCGATCGCGGCCTCGGCAACCGGACTGTCGTCCTGGGGCTGGTGATCCTGGCCGCCGGATGGGCGTCGATGTGGTTCGCGACCGGCTCGGTGGTGATGTTCGGGATCGGTTTCATCCTCACCGATCTGGGCCTGCAGAGCGCCCACGTCACCAACATGAACGTCGTCTACGCCCAGGAGCCGGCGCTGCGCTCACGGCTCAACTCGCTCTACATGACGATGTACTTCATCGGCGGATCAGTCGGCTCGGCGGTGGCCGTGGGCCTGTGGAGCCGGTTCGCCTGGCACGGCGTGGTGATCGCGGCCCTGGCCTTCGTGACGGCGGCCGGCGTCGTCTTCGCCCTGGAGCGGCTGTCCGACCGGCGCCCTCGGATCGCGTCTCAGGGGTGA